A section of the Halopiger aswanensis genome encodes:
- a CDS encoding ABC transporter permease, which produces MLAIAIQLFIAAFSSFLVVGLVSLYDPGAVDGYQTEVAVTGDGADDLIEVAARQEGLSADQYDAASAQRAFDRGEVAAVLRTSRTDEGQLFVHVTAPEEGLETTLLVVQLRDALEDLERVERLANADAGRLSETPLSVPSAIQASPYVGFTYTVLLPLLCFLPVFISGSIVVDSLIEERDRGTLTLLRVAPLSLTEIVDAKVAATAALAPLQAVAWMVLLAVNGTTIATPTALVAMVAGLSLLVVGVGAIVALSAPDRRQAQLLYSISIVGALVVASLLPEHPANTVAKFAMGSATGTSWALLAGYCLAGIAAVVVLRRTVGALDTDSL; this is translated from the coding sequence TATCGCCGCGTTCTCGTCGTTCCTCGTCGTCGGCCTCGTCTCGCTGTACGATCCGGGCGCAGTCGACGGCTACCAGACCGAGGTCGCGGTGACCGGCGACGGCGCCGACGACCTCATTGAGGTTGCGGCCCGACAGGAGGGGCTCTCCGCCGACCAGTACGACGCCGCGAGCGCACAGCGGGCGTTCGACCGCGGTGAGGTTGCCGCAGTCTTGCGAACGTCGCGGACGGATGAAGGCCAACTGTTCGTCCACGTCACCGCCCCCGAGGAGGGGCTCGAGACGACGCTGCTGGTCGTCCAGTTGCGCGACGCCTTGGAGGACCTCGAGCGCGTCGAGCGGCTGGCGAACGCGGATGCAGGTCGGCTGTCCGAGACGCCGCTTTCCGTCCCGTCGGCGATTCAGGCGAGCCCGTACGTCGGCTTCACCTACACCGTCTTGCTGCCGCTGCTTTGCTTCCTGCCGGTGTTCATCAGCGGCTCGATCGTCGTCGACTCGCTGATCGAGGAGCGCGATCGGGGGACGCTGACGCTGCTTCGGGTTGCGCCGCTCTCGCTGACCGAGATCGTCGACGCGAAAGTCGCCGCGACGGCGGCGCTGGCGCCGTTGCAGGCCGTCGCCTGGATGGTTCTGCTCGCGGTCAACGGGACGACGATCGCGACCCCCACGGCACTGGTCGCGATGGTCGCAGGGCTGTCGTTACTCGTCGTCGGCGTCGGCGCGATCGTCGCGCTGTCCGCACCGGATCGGCGGCAGGCACAGTTACTCTACTCGATCAGTATCGTCGGTGCCCTCGTGGTTGCGAGTCTGTTGCCCGAACATCCGGCCAACACCGTCGCGAAGTTCGCTATGGGCAGTGCGACGGGCACGAGTTGGGCGCTCCTCGCGGGCTACTGTCTCGCGGGAATCGCCGCGGTCGTCGTGCTCCGGCGAACTGTCGGCGCGCTCGATACTGACTCGCTGTAA
- a CDS encoding DUF7382 domain-containing protein: MASGRESPSPTVSISVGSRRSFADDDRAIEGLPIRLVIALIIGVVSLGIMLQILGGIDGFQTDTEVDVRFDDATIKEDDDDVSIYVVDEDGNEVTDAVVVAQAGTARMDGALSDDTGDNNEVEFDFDSEGDLSLAPDQSTGTIEFTVQPPADSNWEDAEPNNELLVVDD; the protein is encoded by the coding sequence ATGGCTTCAGGACGAGAGTCACCGTCACCGACCGTATCGATCTCCGTCGGCTCGAGGCGCTCGTTCGCCGACGACGATCGTGCGATCGAGGGGCTGCCGATTAGACTCGTGATCGCACTCATCATCGGCGTCGTCTCGCTCGGAATCATGCTCCAGATTCTCGGCGGTATCGACGGCTTCCAGACGGACACCGAAGTCGACGTTCGGTTCGACGACGCGACGATTAAGGAGGATGACGACGACGTGAGCATCTACGTCGTCGACGAGGACGGCAACGAGGTGACCGACGCCGTCGTCGTCGCGCAGGCCGGAACGGCACGGATGGACGGGGCGTTATCCGACGACACGGGTGATAACAACGAGGTCGAATTCGATTTCGACAGCGAGGGCGACCTGTCGCTCGCCCCGGACCAATCCACGGGAACGATCGAGTTTACGGTTCAGCCGCCGGCCGATTCCAATTGGGAGGACGCCGAACCGAACAACGAACTGTTGGTGGTCGACGACTGA
- a CDS encoding ATP-binding protein, giving the protein MSFVIGRGSDAETVQAGRVGTYRALDGSDGADLYVDLDDPHAMLVVGKRGYGKSYTLGVVAEELARAAGVAPVIVDPMGVFATLADGSTGESVPVEVVAEPTVAADALDPRSWCALLGLSPESGSGSLVWQAAQESATLEGMREHVAATDAPGADKRAASNHISLAESWDAFDPDGLDAADLAGSAVTVVDVSGLEAAPMNAVCRAIAEALYRARITGTIDRLPWLLLDEAHAFFGGVAADALHTVLTRGRAPGVSLVLATQRPSSLSETAVSQSDVLIAHRLTAEADLEALEAAQPTYVHESLADRLPTEPGSVVVIDDATETIHAARIRRRDTPHGGGSPSAREVADQP; this is encoded by the coding sequence ATGAGTTTCGTCATCGGACGGGGAAGCGACGCCGAGACGGTACAGGCGGGCCGGGTCGGCACGTACCGCGCGCTCGACGGCAGCGACGGGGCCGATCTGTACGTCGATCTCGACGATCCGCACGCGATGTTGGTCGTCGGCAAGCGCGGCTACGGGAAGTCCTACACCCTCGGCGTCGTCGCGGAAGAACTCGCTCGAGCGGCCGGTGTCGCGCCGGTGATCGTCGATCCGATGGGCGTCTTCGCGACGCTCGCCGACGGGTCGACGGGCGAGTCGGTCCCCGTCGAAGTCGTCGCCGAACCGACCGTTGCGGCCGACGCGCTCGATCCTCGGTCGTGGTGTGCACTGCTCGGCCTCTCGCCGGAAAGCGGCTCGGGGAGTCTCGTCTGGCAAGCCGCTCAGGAATCGGCGACGCTCGAGGGGATGCGCGAGCACGTCGCGGCGACGGACGCGCCGGGGGCCGACAAGCGGGCGGCGAGCAACCACATTTCCCTCGCTGAGTCGTGGGATGCGTTCGACCCCGACGGGCTGGATGCGGCCGACCTCGCCGGGTCGGCGGTCACCGTCGTAGACGTCTCCGGGCTCGAGGCAGCACCGATGAACGCGGTGTGTCGCGCCATTGCGGAGGCGCTGTACCGCGCACGGATTACGGGGACGATCGACCGGCTGCCGTGGCTCCTGCTCGACGAGGCGCACGCGTTCTTCGGCGGGGTCGCAGCGGACGCACTGCATACGGTACTCACGCGCGGGCGCGCTCCGGGCGTCAGCCTCGTCCTCGCGACCCAGCGGCCGAGTTCGCTCTCGGAGACGGCCGTTTCCCAGTCCGACGTGCTGATCGCCCACCGACTGACGGCCGAAGCCGATCTGGAAGCGCTCGAGGCCGCGCAACCGACGTACGTCCACGAATCGCTCGCCGACCGGCTCCCGACCGAACCGGGGAGCGTCGTCGTGATCGACGACGCGACGGAGACGATCCACGCGGCCCGGATTCGCCGGCGGGACACGCCCCACGGGGGTGGCAGTCCGAGCGCACGCGAGGTCGCCGATCAGCCGTAA
- a CDS encoding DUF7310 family coiled-coil domain-containing protein: MTDLDRLEQRLSAVERVVVDGDATLDELAEVASLAETVADLETRVEEHERRLADLEAAVRSLEGYVGNVESINDDVERQAASAVATVDRLERRVDRLEVELDDVRGGVLRDPTERETERTRSDADDGASGGSTGAWFEFDDESIAATGTAAETADSASLADATETGSGNRTDTETAQTPEETVTDIVAGADEPRSLEDAPSRSDRTAQVGDETDSDGAESGLLGSLRARFS; the protein is encoded by the coding sequence ATGACCGATCTCGATCGACTCGAGCAGCGGCTGTCGGCCGTCGAGCGCGTCGTCGTCGACGGCGACGCAACGTTGGACGAACTCGCGGAGGTAGCGTCACTCGCGGAGACCGTCGCCGACCTCGAGACGCGCGTCGAAGAGCACGAGCGTCGGCTCGCCGACCTCGAGGCGGCGGTCCGATCGCTCGAGGGGTACGTCGGCAACGTCGAGTCGATCAACGACGACGTCGAGCGCCAGGCCGCGTCGGCGGTCGCGACGGTCGATCGACTCGAGCGGCGGGTCGACCGGCTCGAGGTCGAACTCGACGACGTCCGGGGTGGCGTTCTTCGAGACCCGACCGAACGGGAGACGGAGCGTACGCGTTCCGATGCGGACGACGGGGCCAGTGGGGGTAGTACTGGGGCCTGGTTCGAGTTCGACGACGAGTCGATCGCTGCGACTGGCACAGCGGCTGAAACGGCTGATAGTGCGTCGCTCGCGGACGCTACCGAGACCGGCAGTGGCAACAGGACCGATACCGAGACCGCACAGACGCCGGAGGAAACGGTGACCGACATCGTCGCGGGAGCGGACGAGCCGCGGTCGCTCGAGGACGCCCCCTCGAGAAGCGATCGAACGGCGCAGGTCGGTGACGAGACCGACAGCGACGGGGCCGAGTCCGGCCTACTCGGTTCGCTTCGCGCTCGCTTTTCATGA
- a CDS encoding DUF7311 family protein, whose product MIRYVVAVLLTLALLGLAGLAIDDAAGETTERELRTELAAVEAAAVELEATEELSPAGHPNPQRVVEFSVPTRSLTRAGVDHLEIEPVADDASVARYVLTDGTRGRMLLESRLVYRDPTAARTTEIGWRGTNDVRLVLQPDADGQPVVVVTLSDSR is encoded by the coding sequence ATGATTCGATACGTTGTCGCAGTCCTTCTGACGCTCGCACTCTTGGGACTGGCCGGACTCGCAATCGACGACGCGGCCGGCGAGACGACCGAACGCGAACTCCGCACCGAACTCGCGGCCGTCGAAGCGGCGGCGGTCGAACTCGAGGCGACCGAGGAACTCTCCCCGGCTGGCCATCCGAATCCGCAGCGGGTGGTCGAGTTTTCGGTTCCGACGCGTTCGCTGACCCGAGCGGGCGTCGACCACCTCGAGATCGAACCGGTCGCCGACGACGCCAGCGTCGCGCGGTACGTACTGACCGACGGGACGCGCGGGCGAATGCTCCTCGAGAGCCGTCTCGTCTACCGCGATCCGACGGCCGCTCGGACGACCGAAATCGGGTGGAGGGGCACGAACGATGTCCGACTCGTGCTCCAACCGGATGCCGACGGGCAGCCGGTCGTCGTTGTGACGCTTTCCGACTCGCGATGA
- a CDS encoding type II/IV secretion system ATPase subunit, with protein sequence MPSNEAAADGERTDVVPTLLAGIGLESLFDDRETDRGDCDCDLEFDGRTLVVDASACDGTLAEAPSCRRSVVAALVERDADAIVVRSNGLQYRYDAQATALLGAAGRFVELLGSRDDGLAHDVARDPLGEAPTLETRVDQLGDIALESGLLDAVSGVDEYTDVFSPRMGLEIAYYFVERTIDDTDGPRLTDVRELETGSTARIYERADRLPLYALEVVDLSLSPAERELLVDGYEAIAEGWVDGDRAPSRAVELVSDGDDPVDPTLTAILEKHTDGYGVLEDLFADPAVTDVYATSPVTANPLRVECDGVAMETNVHLTETGAEALASRIRRTSGRAFSRAKPTIDATASLANGRGLRIAGVTDPVADGTGFAFRERSDDRFTLPALVANGTVPPAVAGFLSVAIERNAAALIAGTRGAGKTTLLGTLLYEVTPDTRTVLIEDTPELPVAPLQSVGRDVQALRTGTGDGPEISPADALRTALRLGDGALVVGEIRGEEAAVLYEAMRVGANANAVLGTIHGDGAAAVYERVVSDLGVEPSSFAATDLVVTVQSYRTADGRSRRVARVEEVLGDGEDVRFEPLYELEGTEAVATGRIDRGESRFVNAIAGPTEAYADVRAAIADRTDTMRALAEDGRVSPDDVAAAYADRG encoded by the coding sequence ATGCCATCGAACGAGGCCGCGGCCGACGGCGAGCGAACGGACGTCGTACCGACGCTGCTCGCCGGAATCGGCCTCGAGTCCCTCTTCGACGATCGGGAGACGGACCGCGGCGACTGCGATTGTGACCTCGAGTTCGACGGTCGCACGCTCGTCGTCGACGCATCAGCCTGCGACGGGACGCTCGCCGAGGCGCCGTCGTGCCGTCGGTCGGTCGTCGCCGCACTGGTCGAGCGCGACGCGGACGCGATCGTCGTTCGCTCGAACGGACTCCAGTACCGGTACGACGCGCAGGCGACGGCGTTGCTCGGCGCCGCCGGTCGGTTCGTCGAACTGCTGGGCTCTCGCGACGACGGACTGGCCCACGATGTCGCCCGGGATCCGCTCGGAGAAGCACCGACCCTCGAGACCCGCGTCGATCAGCTCGGCGACATCGCCCTCGAGTCCGGGTTGCTCGACGCCGTCTCAGGTGTTGATGAGTACACGGACGTATTCTCGCCGCGAATGGGCCTGGAGATCGCCTACTACTTCGTCGAGCGGACGATCGACGATACGGACGGGCCTCGACTCACCGACGTCAGGGAACTCGAAACCGGGAGTACGGCACGGATTTACGAACGCGCGGATCGACTGCCGCTGTACGCGCTCGAGGTCGTCGACCTCTCGCTGTCGCCGGCCGAACGCGAACTCCTCGTCGACGGCTACGAGGCGATCGCGGAGGGGTGGGTCGACGGCGACCGGGCGCCCTCCCGGGCCGTCGAACTCGTTTCAGACGGGGACGACCCGGTCGATCCGACGCTGACCGCGATTCTCGAGAAACACACGGACGGCTACGGTGTTCTCGAGGACCTGTTCGCCGATCCGGCGGTCACCGACGTCTACGCCACGTCCCCGGTGACGGCGAACCCGCTCCGAGTCGAGTGCGACGGCGTCGCGATGGAGACGAACGTCCACCTCACCGAGACCGGCGCGGAGGCGCTGGCCTCTCGCATCCGTCGGACCAGCGGTCGAGCGTTCTCCCGCGCGAAGCCGACGATCGACGCGACGGCCTCGCTGGCGAACGGTCGCGGGCTCCGCATCGCGGGCGTCACCGATCCGGTCGCCGACGGCACCGGCTTCGCGTTCCGCGAGCGGTCCGACGACCGGTTCACGCTGCCGGCGCTGGTCGCCAACGGGACCGTGCCGCCGGCCGTCGCGGGCTTTCTCTCGGTCGCGATCGAGCGCAACGCCGCGGCGCTGATCGCCGGCACCCGCGGCGCGGGGAAGACGACGCTGCTGGGCACGTTGCTCTACGAGGTGACGCCGGACACCCGAACGGTGCTCATCGAGGACACGCCCGAGTTACCGGTCGCCCCGCTACAGTCGGTCGGGCGGGACGTGCAGGCGCTGCGCACCGGGACCGGCGACGGGCCGGAGATTTCGCCCGCGGACGCGCTCCGGACGGCCCTGCGGCTCGGCGACGGGGCGCTGGTCGTCGGCGAGATCCGCGGCGAGGAAGCCGCGGTCCTCTACGAGGCGATGCGGGTCGGCGCGAACGCCAACGCGGTGCTGGGAACGATCCACGGCGACGGCGCGGCGGCGGTGTACGAGCGCGTCGTCTCCGATCTGGGCGTCGAGCCCTCGTCGTTCGCCGCGACCGATCTCGTCGTCACGGTCCAGTCGTACCGGACCGCCGACGGGCGCAGCCGCCGGGTCGCCCGCGTCGAGGAGGTGCTCGGCGACGGCGAGGACGTCCGGTTCGAACCGCTGTACGAACTCGAGGGCACGGAAGCAGTCGCGACCGGCCGAATCGACCGCGGCGAGAGCCGGTTCGTCAACGCGATCGCCGGCCCGACGGAAGCGTACGCCGACGTCAGGGCGGCGA